One segment of Polaribacter huanghezhanensis DNA contains the following:
- the glmS gene encoding glutamine--fructose-6-phosphate transaminase (isomerizing) yields the protein MCGITGYIGYREAYPIVVNGLQRLEYRGYDSAGIMMFDGENIHVSKTKGKVSDLKEITNQNPQTKKGNIGIGHTRWATHGVPNDVNSHPHTSMSGELVIVHNGIIENYDTLKKELITRGYTFKSDTDTEVLVNLIEEVKKQEGCKLGKAVQLALTQVIGAYAIAVFDKSKTNEIVVARLGSPIAIGVGKDNTEFFVASDASPFLEYTKDAIYLEDEQMAIIKLDKKIKVRKIYDDSLVVAKIHELQMSLEQIEKGGYEHFMLKEIHEQPKAIIDTYRGRMLSDEGIIRMAGVDDNLEKFLNANRIIIVACGTSWHAGLVAEYLFEDLARIPVEVEYASEFRYRNPIITEKDVVIAISQSGETADTLAAIKLAKEKGAFVFGVCNVVGSSIARETHAGAYTHAGPEIGVASTKAFTTQITVLTLIALKLGKLKGTILKPVFHSYLRELQLIPSKIEELLKIDNQVKQIASVYKDAKNCLYLGRGFNFPVALEGALKLKEISYIHAEGYPAAEMKHGPIALIDENMPIFVIATNTTHYEKVVSNIQEIKARAGKIIAVVTQGDTTVKEIADHVIEIPDTEEAFTPLLTTIPLQLLSYHIAVLLGRNVDQPRNLAKSVTVE from the coding sequence ATGTGTGGAATAACAGGTTACATTGGCTATAGAGAAGCCTATCCAATTGTTGTAAATGGTTTACAAAGATTAGAATACCGTGGCTACGATAGTGCCGGTATTATGATGTTTGATGGAGAAAATATTCATGTTTCTAAAACAAAAGGAAAAGTTTCTGACTTAAAAGAGATTACGAATCAAAACCCACAAACCAAAAAAGGAAATATAGGAATTGGCCATACCAGATGGGCAACTCACGGTGTTCCTAACGATGTAAATTCTCACCCACACACGTCAATGTCTGGTGAACTTGTAATTGTTCATAACGGGATTATAGAAAATTATGATACCTTAAAAAAAGAATTAATCACAAGAGGGTATACTTTTAAAAGTGATACAGATACAGAAGTCTTAGTAAATTTAATAGAAGAAGTAAAAAAACAAGAAGGTTGTAAATTAGGAAAAGCAGTTCAATTAGCGTTAACTCAGGTAATTGGTGCCTACGCAATAGCTGTATTTGATAAATCAAAAACCAACGAAATTGTTGTAGCCCGCTTAGGAAGTCCAATTGCAATTGGAGTTGGAAAAGACAATACGGAATTTTTTGTGGCATCAGATGCTTCACCTTTTTTAGAATATACAAAAGATGCCATTTATTTAGAAGACGAACAAATGGCAATTATAAAACTTGATAAAAAAATTAAAGTTCGTAAAATTTATGATGATTCTTTAGTAGTTGCTAAAATTCATGAATTACAAATGAGTTTAGAGCAAATAGAAAAAGGAGGTTACGAACACTTTATGCTGAAAGAAATTCATGAGCAACCAAAAGCCATAATAGATACGTATCGTGGTAGAATGCTTTCTGATGAAGGCATTATTAGAATGGCTGGCGTTGATGATAATTTAGAAAAGTTTTTAAACGCAAATAGAATTATTATTGTTGCCTGTGGTACATCTTGGCACGCAGGTTTAGTTGCAGAATACTTGTTTGAAGATTTAGCAAGAATACCTGTTGAGGTAGAATATGCTTCTGAATTTAGATACAGAAATCCGATTATTACAGAAAAAGATGTGGTGATTGCAATTTCTCAATCTGGAGAAACAGCAGATACTTTAGCCGCTATTAAATTGGCAAAAGAAAAAGGAGCTTTTGTTTTTGGTGTTTGTAATGTTGTAGGTTCATCAATTGCAAGAGAAACGCATGCAGGAGCTTATACACACGCAGGTCCAGAAATTGGTGTGGCATCAACAAAAGCATTTACAACACAAATTACAGTGTTAACATTAATTGCTCTTAAACTTGGAAAACTAAAAGGAACAATTTTAAAACCTGTATTTCATTCATATTTAAGAGAACTACAGTTAATACCTAGTAAAATAGAAGAATTATTAAAAATTGATAATCAAGTAAAACAGATTGCTTCTGTTTATAAAGATGCAAAAAACTGTTTGTATTTAGGAAGAGGATTCAACTTTCCTGTTGCATTAGAAGGTGCTTTAAAACTAAAAGAAATCTCTTATATTCATGCAGAAGGATATCCGGCAGCAGAAATGAAACACGGACCAATTGCATTGATTGATGAAAACATGCCAATTTTTGTCATTGCTACAAACACAACACATTACGAAAAAGTTGTCAGTAATATTCAAGAAATAAAAGCTAGAGCAGGAAAAATTATTGCGGTGGTAACTCAAGGAGATACTACGGTAAAAGAAATTGCAGATCATGTAATTGAAATTCCTGATACTGAAGAGGCATTTACACCTTTGCTAACAACAATTCCGTTACAATTATTATCGTACCATATTGCGGTACTATTAGGAAGAAACGTTGATCAACCTAGAAACTTAGCAAAATCGGTTACCGTAGAATAA
- a CDS encoding DUF4270 family protein, with the protein MIKKSAYISVFILLITMVVSCEKDFTDIATSVVSNTKFETKDTIIDVVVTNKQITSVRADGLTIGGSLGQYLLGVYNNTNYEKVEASTVSQLVLDQTLKTKDKGERIYGNDTTVVTTIDTVFLKLPYQATLKTGTTSGYTLDSIIGDQTKAFTLNLYRTDTYMSRLNPADPSKASNFPSNKTYQILPGELNAQINYPFMPKATDTMMVFKRRLSNGTVYKTDTIRLSNNNPFARVTLDETKIKQIFVDQFETSNFESQDAIEQYFKGLYMQASGNEGSLISFNINNLSLALRPSIEIRYTKTVLKGGTTVLDTIEKTNSFLLSNFSTSVYKMDEKAYPNNGNIVLQGTAGNMAQVQLFAANELASIISKNWLVNDADLTFYVNQNVVGTDTISTPHRLFLYKDGNSKAQIKDVVFEGPTSFGGSLVTTSKKPDYYTFKITDYISDLVSGKTSYNPILGLKVINSSDFPNSATDTLVANYSWNPKVVTLLNHSTSNGTRKARLKITYSKRK; encoded by the coding sequence ATGATTAAAAAGAGTGCATACATTAGCGTGTTTATATTGTTGATAACAATGGTAGTTTCTTGTGAAAAAGACTTTACAGATATTGCAACTTCAGTAGTAAGTAACACCAAGTTTGAGACAAAAGATACAATTATAGATGTTGTAGTAACAAACAAACAAATTACAAGTGTTAGAGCAGATGGTTTAACTATTGGAGGGTCTCTAGGGCAATATCTTTTGGGGGTTTATAATAACACTAATTACGAAAAAGTTGAAGCATCAACCGTTTCCCAACTGGTGTTAGATCAAACATTAAAGACGAAAGATAAAGGGGAAAGAATTTATGGAAATGATACGACAGTTGTAACAACTATAGACACGGTGTTTTTAAAATTACCATACCAAGCAACTTTAAAAACAGGAACCACTTCAGGATATACATTAGATTCAATTATTGGAGATCAGACAAAAGCATTTACGCTTAATTTGTACAGAACAGATACGTATATGAGTAGGTTAAACCCTGCAGACCCATCAAAAGCAAGTAATTTTCCATCAAACAAAACCTATCAAATTCTTCCAGGAGAATTAAATGCTCAAATAAACTATCCTTTTATGCCAAAAGCAACGGATACAATGATGGTGTTTAAAAGAAGGCTAAGCAATGGAACTGTATATAAAACAGATACAATTAGGCTGTCAAATAACAATCCTTTTGCGAGAGTTACCTTAGATGAAACCAAGATAAAACAAATTTTTGTAGATCAATTTGAGACCTCTAATTTTGAATCGCAAGACGCAATAGAACAATATTTTAAAGGACTTTATATGCAAGCTTCAGGGAATGAAGGCTCGTTAATATCATTTAACATTAATAATTTATCTTTAGCCTTAAGACCATCAATTGAGATTAGATACACCAAAACGGTTTTAAAAGGAGGAACAACAGTATTAGATACAATTGAGAAAACAAATTCATTTTTACTTTCTAATTTTAGCACAAGTGTTTATAAGATGGATGAAAAAGCATATCCAAATAATGGAAACATTGTTTTACAAGGAACGGCAGGAAATATGGCTCAAGTACAATTATTTGCAGCTAATGAACTAGCATCAATAATAAGTAAAAATTGGTTGGTGAATGATGCTGATTTAACTTTTTATGTAAACCAAAACGTTGTTGGAACGGATACAATTTCAACGCCACATAGGTTGTTTTTGTATAAAGATGGAAATTCAAAAGCCCAAATAAAAGATGTTGTTTTTGAGGGGCCTACATCTTTTGGAGGGAGCCTAGTTACAACCAGCAAGAAACCAGATTATTATACGTTTAAAATTACAGATTATATCTCTGATTTAGTTAGTGGAAAAACGAGTTATAATCCAATTTTAGGGCTTAAAGTAATAAACTCATCAGATTTTCCAAATTCTGCTACAGATACTTTGGTTGCAAATTATAGTTGGAATCCAAAGGTAGTTACTTTGTTAAATCATTCAACATCAAATGGCACCAGAAAAGCGCGATTAAAAATAACATACTCAAAGAGAAAATAA
- a CDS encoding glycogen/starch synthase → MKDKRILYVSSEVVPYLPETEMASTAFNAARNAHSNGVQTRIFMPRFGVINERRHQLHEVIRLSGMNLIINDMDMPLIIKVASIPKERMQVYFIDNEEYFKRKAIFTDEDDKLFEDNDERAIFFAKGVIETVKKLNWAPDIIHIHGWMASLLPLYLKEFYKEEPLFTESKIVTSIYNNDFEGTLNTSLADKIKFDKIDANKIAVLKTPNHTNILKSAIENSDAVIKGSESISDDLNSFIESNNKPVLEYQTEENLTEAYLNFYANEVLAK, encoded by the coding sequence ATGAAAGATAAGAGAATATTATACGTTTCATCTGAAGTAGTACCATATTTACCAGAAACAGAAATGGCATCAACAGCATTTAATGCTGCTAGAAATGCACATTCTAATGGAGTTCAGACACGAATATTTATGCCAAGATTTGGTGTAATTAACGAAAGAAGACATCAATTACACGAAGTAATTAGGTTATCTGGAATGAATTTGATTATTAATGACATGGACATGCCGTTAATTATTAAAGTAGCATCAATTCCGAAAGAAAGAATGCAAGTTTATTTTATTGATAACGAAGAATATTTTAAGCGTAAAGCGATTTTTACAGATGAAGATGACAAGTTATTTGAGGACAATGACGAAAGAGCCATCTTTTTTGCAAAAGGCGTTATAGAAACGGTAAAAAAATTAAATTGGGCACCAGATATTATCCATATTCATGGCTGGATGGCTTCTTTATTGCCTTTGTATTTAAAAGAATTTTACAAAGAAGAACCTCTGTTTACAGAAAGTAAAATTGTAACCTCTATTTACAATAATGATTTTGAAGGAACGTTAAACACTTCATTAGCAGATAAAATTAAATTTGATAAAATTGATGCAAACAAAATAGCTGTATTAAAAACACCTAACCACACAAATATCCTTAAGAGTGCAATAGAAAATTCTGATGCAGTAATTAAAGGAAGCGAAAGTATTTCTGACGACTTAAATAGCTTTATTGAAAGTAACAATAAACCTGTTTTAGAGTATCAAACAGAAGAAAACCTAACCGAAGCTTATTTAAATTTTTATGCTAACGAAGTTTTAGCAAAATAA
- the panC gene encoding pantoate--beta-alanine ligase codes for MQIFKKKNALIHCLSLLKEKNKLIGFVPTMGALHKGHQSLVKNSIENNDVTVVSIFVNPTQFNNPDDLKKYPKTLKEDLELLENIGCDFVFIPTVEEIYAQAVVSKSYSFDGIENQMEGKFRKGHFDGVATIVQAFFEIIKPDTSYFGEKDFQQLQVVKKLTEKENIPVKVIGCPIYRENDGLAMSSRNIRLSKEQRSEAPFIYQTLKKVVGFAKTKSVKDMYEFVKNEFATTSLELEYFTIAEENTLAEVSEINFDKKNRAFIAVNIGGIRLIDNISL; via the coding sequence ATGCAAATTTTTAAAAAAAAGAACGCTTTAATTCATTGTTTGTCTTTACTTAAAGAAAAAAACAAGCTAATTGGATTTGTCCCAACAATGGGCGCATTGCATAAAGGGCATCAATCTTTGGTAAAAAACTCCATAGAAAATAACGATGTTACTGTGGTAAGTATTTTTGTAAATCCCACACAGTTTAACAATCCTGACGATTTAAAAAAATATCCAAAAACATTAAAAGAAGACTTAGAATTGCTTGAAAATATTGGTTGTGATTTTGTTTTTATTCCTACAGTAGAAGAAATTTATGCACAAGCTGTTGTTTCTAAATCCTATTCTTTTGACGGAATTGAAAATCAAATGGAAGGAAAGTTTAGAAAAGGTCATTTTGATGGTGTGGCAACGATTGTACAAGCGTTTTTTGAAATCATAAAACCCGATACTTCTTATTTTGGCGAAAAAGACTTTCAACAATTACAGGTTGTAAAAAAATTAACAGAAAAAGAAAACATCCCAGTAAAAGTTATTGGTTGTCCAATTTATAGAGAAAATGATGGTTTGGCAATGAGTTCTAGAAACATTCGCCTTTCTAAAGAACAAAGAAGTGAAGCTCCTTTTATCTATCAAACTTTAAAAAAGGTCGTCGGTTTTGCCAAAACCAAATCAGTAAAAGACATGTATGAGTTTGTAAAAAACGAATTCGCTACTACTTCGTTAGAGTTAGAATATTTTACAATTGCAGAAGAAAATACATTGGCAGAAGTATCAGAAATTAATTTTGATAAAAAAAACAGAGCTTTTATTGCTGTAAATATTGGCGGAATTCGATTAATAGATAATATCTCTTTATAA
- the panD gene encoding aspartate 1-decarboxylase, which translates to MLVQVVKSKIHRVKVTGADLNYIGSITIDLDLMEAANIIEGEKVQIVNNNNGERLETYVIPGKRGSGEITLNGAAARRVAVGDVLILIAYAFMDFDEAKEFKPSLVFPNEKTNTLN; encoded by the coding sequence ATGTTAGTACAAGTAGTAAAATCTAAGATTCACCGAGTTAAAGTAACGGGTGCAGATTTAAATTATATCGGAAGTATTACCATTGATTTAGACTTAATGGAAGCTGCCAATATAATTGAAGGAGAAAAAGTGCAAATTGTTAACAACAATAATGGCGAGCGGTTAGAAACTTACGTAATTCCTGGTAAAAGAGGAAGCGGAGAAATTACGCTAAACGGAGCTGCAGCGAGAAGAGTTGCCGTTGGCGATGTGCTTATTTTAATTGCATACGCATTTATGGATTTTGATGAAGCTAAAGAATTTAAACCTTCTTTGGTTTTTCCGAACGAAAAAACAAACACACTTAACTAA
- a CDS encoding lysylphosphatidylglycerol synthase transmembrane domain-containing protein has protein sequence MNIQLKNILKIILPLVLGGFLVWYSLSNISIATLVSYFKNANYWWIGLGLFFGILSHLSRAYRWRFMLEPIGYSPKLGNSILAVLVGYLVNLAIPRAGEVSRAAVLANYENVPFEKGFGTIVAERIADLIMLLIIILITLFLQFDFIYNLLTKNFDPTKIILLIILLIIGFFVFTSFVKKAKKGFLLKIKTFVSGLIEGVTSIFKMKKKWAFIFHTIFIWAMYVAMFWATIPAIESLHVPIGGVLIGFIAGAFSIAATNGGVGLYPVAVAGALALFGVSEEPATAFGWIMWTAQTGMIIIFGGLSFLVLPIYNKNK, from the coding sequence TTGAACATACAACTAAAGAACATACTAAAAATTATCTTACCTCTTGTTTTAGGAGGTTTTTTAGTGTGGTATTCTTTATCAAATATTTCTATTGCAACGCTAGTTTCTTATTTTAAAAACGCCAATTATTGGTGGATTGGTTTAGGATTGTTCTTCGGAATTCTAAGTCATTTATCTAGAGCATATCGTTGGAGATTTATGCTAGAACCAATTGGATACAGCCCTAAATTAGGAAATAGCATTTTGGCTGTTTTGGTTGGATATTTAGTGAATTTAGCAATTCCAAGAGCTGGCGAAGTTTCTAGAGCAGCTGTATTGGCAAATTACGAAAACGTTCCGTTTGAAAAAGGGTTTGGAACCATTGTAGCAGAACGAATTGCTGATTTAATTATGCTACTGATTATCATTTTAATCACCCTTTTTCTACAATTCGATTTTATTTACAATCTGCTTACCAAAAATTTTGACCCAACAAAAATCATCCTTTTAATTATTCTTTTAATTATTGGATTTTTCGTTTTTACATCCTTTGTAAAAAAAGCAAAAAAAGGATTTCTACTAAAGATTAAAACTTTTGTTTCTGGCTTAATTGAAGGTGTTACTAGCATCTTTAAAATGAAAAAGAAATGGGCTTTTATATTTCATACGATATTTATTTGGGCAATGTATGTTGCTATGTTTTGGGCAACAATTCCTGCAATTGAAAGTTTACACGTTCCTATTGGCGGCGTTTTAATTGGCTTTATCGCTGGTGCGTTTAGTATTGCTGCAACTAATGGCGGAGTTGGGTTATATCCTGTCGCGGTAGCTGGAGCTTTGGCTTTATTTGGAGTTTCAGAAGAACCTGCAACTGCTTTTGGTTGGATTATGTGGACTGCACAAACAGGAATGATTATCATTTTTGGTGGATTGTCTTTTTTAGTGCTTCCTATTTACAATAAGAACAAGTAA
- the radA gene encoding DNA repair protein RadA, translating into MAKVKTSFFCQNCGAQTPKWTGQCATCNEWNTIVEEVIQREEKRSWKQTTSLKQKAKPLRIDEIQLNPEERIKTNNNELDTVLGGGLVKGSVTLLGGEPGIGKSTLLLQVALSISQKVLYVSGEESQSQIKMRAERIDASTSNCLILTETNTQQIFKNIEEVQPEFLIIDSIQTLHTESIDATPGSISQIRETTAELIKFAKETATPVLLIGHINKEGQIAGPKILEHMVDVVLQFEGDRNHTYRILRAQKNRFGSTAELGIYEMLSDGLREISNPSEILISKKDDDLSGTAIASTLEGIRPLMIEIQALVSTAVYGTPQRSTTGYNLKRLHMILAVLEKRAGFKLGAKDVFLNITGGIHVDDPAIDLAVVAAILSSNEDIAISPQVCFAAEVGLAGEIRPVSKIDQRISEAEKLGYTKFVASKYNKITTKNRKIQLILVGKVEEAFATLFA; encoded by the coding sequence ATGGCTAAAGTAAAAACCTCTTTTTTTTGTCAAAACTGTGGAGCGCAAACTCCAAAATGGACAGGACAATGTGCTACTTGTAACGAATGGAATACTATTGTTGAAGAAGTCATTCAGAGAGAAGAAAAAAGAAGTTGGAAACAAACTACTTCTTTAAAACAGAAAGCGAAACCATTACGAATTGATGAAATTCAACTGAATCCAGAAGAGCGAATTAAAACCAACAACAACGAATTAGATACGGTTTTGGGCGGCGGTTTGGTAAAAGGCTCTGTGACGCTTTTAGGCGGTGAACCTGGAATTGGAAAATCAACCTTATTATTACAAGTTGCGCTATCCATTTCACAAAAAGTATTGTACGTTTCTGGCGAAGAAAGTCAATCTCAAATAAAAATGAGAGCAGAAAGAATTGACGCTTCAACATCTAACTGTTTAATCTTAACCGAAACAAATACACAACAAATTTTTAAAAATATAGAAGAAGTTCAGCCAGAGTTTTTAATCATAGATTCCATTCAAACATTACACACAGAATCTATTGATGCAACTCCTGGAAGCATTTCTCAGATTAGAGAAACCACAGCAGAATTGATCAAATTTGCCAAAGAAACGGCAACTCCGGTTTTGTTAATTGGTCATATCAACAAAGAAGGGCAAATTGCTGGACCAAAAATTTTAGAACATATGGTTGATGTTGTCTTGCAATTTGAAGGCGATAGAAACCATACGTACAGAATTTTAAGAGCACAAAAAAATCGCTTTGGATCTACAGCAGAATTAGGAATTTACGAAATGCTTTCTGATGGTTTACGCGAAATTTCAAATCCGTCTGAAATCTTAATTTCTAAAAAAGATGATGACTTAAGCGGAACAGCAATTGCATCAACTTTAGAGGGCATTCGCCCCTTAATGATAGAAATTCAAGCATTAGTTTCTACAGCCGTTTACGGAACTCCACAACGCTCAACAACGGGATATAATTTAAAAAGACTGCACATGATTTTGGCCGTTTTAGAAAAAAGAGCAGGATTTAAATTAGGTGCAAAAGATGTATTTTTAAATATTACTGGCGGAATACATGTGGATGATCCAGCAATAGATTTGGCAGTTGTTGCAGCAATTTTATCCTCTAATGAAGACATTGCAATTTCGCCACAAGTTTGTTTTGCCGCAGAAGTTGGTTTGGCAGGAGAAATTAGACCAGTTTCTAAAATAGATCAACGCATTAGCGAAGCAGAAAAATTGGGTTATACCAAATTTGTAGCATCAAAATACAATAAAATAACAACCAAAAACCGCAAGATTCAATTGATTCTTGTTGGAAAAGTTGAAGAAGCTTTCGCGACCTTGTTTGCATAA
- a CDS encoding uroporphyrinogen-III synthase — translation MKVKTILVSQPAPKTETSPYFDLSEKQKVKVDFRSFIHVEGVEVKDVRAQKIDLNQHTAIILTSRNAVDNFFRVAEEMRFKVPDSMKYFCQSEAVAYYLQKYVVYRKRKIYVGNRTFPELCKLIKKHKDEKFLLPASDKLKDLIPEELNALGVDWKPATLYRTVVSDLSDLEDVFYDILVFFSPSGIDSLFQNFPDFKQNKTRIAAFGNTTIKAVTDAGLVCNIMAPAAETPSMTMALEKYIKEANKK, via the coding sequence ATGAAAGTGAAAACAATATTGGTGTCGCAACCAGCTCCAAAAACGGAAACTTCACCTTATTTTGACTTGTCTGAAAAACAGAAAGTAAAGGTTGATTTTAGATCTTTTATTCATGTAGAAGGTGTTGAAGTAAAAGATGTTAGAGCTCAAAAAATCGACTTAAATCAGCATACTGCAATTATATTAACAAGTAGAAATGCAGTAGATAATTTTTTTAGAGTTGCAGAAGAAATGCGTTTTAAAGTGCCAGACTCGATGAAGTATTTCTGCCAGTCTGAAGCTGTTGCGTATTACTTGCAAAAATACGTTGTGTATAGAAAACGTAAAATTTATGTAGGAAACAGAACTTTTCCGGAATTATGTAAGTTGATCAAAAAACACAAAGACGAAAAATTCTTATTACCCGCTTCTGATAAATTAAAAGATTTAATTCCTGAAGAATTAAATGCTTTGGGTGTTGATTGGAAACCAGCTACTTTGTATAGAACAGTGGTTAGTGATTTGTCTGATTTAGAAGATGTTTTTTATGACATCTTAGTGTTTTTCAGTCCATCTGGAATTGACTCTTTATTTCAAAATTTCCCAGACTTTAAACAAAATAAAACACGCATTGCCGCTTTTGGAAACACCACAATTAAAGCTGTAACGGATGCAGGATTAGTCTGTAATATTATGGCGCCAGCAGCAGAAACGCCATCAATGACCATGGCGTTAGAAAAATATATTAAAGAAGCAAATAAAAAATAG
- a CDS encoding DUF4271 domain-containing protein, which produces MQALERIEFSNNWLTLVFMVGLLLLVVLKMLNHQKLFEYSRAFFLKGFIEKKVEERTAFFNAFNVVLFLFFVLVYALFFTNLVVFFLPETESNFQIFLKILILVLGYFSIFSILDLVLCHLLEIKTELAHFIAAKLGYSYTIALLLFPFLILKAYSFLTIYVLITVFVVLFTLRGVLTFINNKNLIINKLFYFILYLCALEIAPLLIIYKITV; this is translated from the coding sequence ATGCAGGCTTTAGAACGTATAGAATTCTCTAATAATTGGTTAACGCTTGTTTTTATGGTTGGCCTACTTTTACTTGTTGTTCTAAAAATGCTAAATCATCAGAAGCTTTTTGAGTATTCTAGAGCATTCTTTTTAAAAGGGTTTATTGAAAAAAAAGTAGAAGAAAGAACAGCCTTTTTTAATGCTTTTAACGTTGTTTTATTTCTGTTCTTTGTTTTAGTGTATGCATTATTTTTTACCAATTTAGTAGTGTTTTTTTTACCTGAAACGGAATCAAATTTTCAAATTTTTTTAAAAATCTTAATCCTGGTTTTAGGATATTTTTCAATTTTTTCAATTTTAGATTTAGTGTTGTGTCATTTATTAGAAATAAAAACAGAATTAGCACATTTTATTGCTGCAAAATTGGGATATTCTTATACTATTGCTTTGCTTCTTTTCCCTTTTTTAATACTTAAAGCCTATAGTTTTTTAACTATTTACGTGTTAATAACGGTCTTTGTTGTGTTGTTTACTTTAAGAGGTGTATTAACCTTTATTAATAACAAAAACTTGATTATTAACAAGTTGTTTTATTTTATTTTGTACCTTTGCGCACTTGAAATAGCACCGTTATTAATTATTTATAAAATAACTGTTTAA
- a CDS encoding polyprenol monophosphomannose synthase — protein MSDALVIIPTYNEKENIEAIIRAVFKQKKAFDILVVDDNSPDGTSAIVTHLINEFPEKLFIENRTEKNGIGTAYIHGFKWAIEKKYAYIIEMDADFSHDPKDLIKLYNACAKNDADLSIGSRYSKGVNVVNWPMKRVLLSYFASKYVRFITRIPVHDTTAGFVCYKRKVLETIKLDKIRFVGYAFQIEMKFKAWKHKFNIQEVSVIFTDRTLGESKMSGSIVYEALFGVLKLRLKGIPK, from the coding sequence ATGTCAGACGCTTTAGTAATCATTCCTACATATAACGAAAAAGAAAATATCGAAGCGATAATTAGAGCTGTATTTAAACAAAAAAAAGCATTTGATATTTTAGTGGTTGATGACAATTCTCCTGACGGAACTTCAGCAATTGTTACGCATCTTATCAACGAATTTCCAGAAAAATTATTTATCGAAAACAGAACTGAAAAAAACGGAATAGGAACTGCATATATTCACGGATTTAAATGGGCAATCGAAAAAAAGTACGCCTATATTATAGAAATGGATGCCGATTTTTCTCACGATCCAAAAGATTTAATTAAACTCTATAATGCGTGCGCAAAAAACGATGCAGATTTGTCAATTGGTTCTCGATATTCTAAAGGAGTAAACGTGGTAAATTGGCCAATGAAACGCGTATTGCTTTCGTATTTTGCTTCTAAATATGTACGTTTTATCACCAGAATTCCTGTTCACGACACCACCGCAGGTTTTGTATGTTATAAACGAAAAGTGCTTGAAACTATAAAGCTCGACAAAATTAGATTTGTTGGTTATGCCTTTCAAATAGAAATGAAATTTAAAGCGTGGAAACACAAATTTAACATTCAAGAAGTTTCCGTTATTTTTACTGATAGAACATTAGGAGAATCTAAAATGAGTGGATCAATTGTGTATGAAGCCTTGTTTGGTGTATTAAAATTAAGACTCAAAGGAATTCCGAAATAA